From Cellulosimicrobium sp. ES-005, one genomic window encodes:
- a CDS encoding 1,4-dihydroxy-2-naphthoyl-CoA synthase yields MTSTDPTPAAPADGPRPHALPRQVSETFDPGAWRDVAGFEGLTDVTYHRGVERDADGAVVRDLPVVRVAFDRPEVRNAFRPHTVDELYRVLDHARMTSDVGTVLLTGNGPSPKDGGWAFCSGGDQRIRGRSGYQYTTAPDGGGEVHTRDAVDPGRAGRLHILEVQRLIRTMPKVVVAVVNGWAAGGGHSLHVVADLSIASREHARFKQTDANVGSFDGGYGSAYLARQVGQKRAREIFFLAREYSAQDAYEWGAVNEVADHADLEALAIEYARVIATKSPQAIRMLKFAFNLADDGLMGQQVFAGEATRLAYLTDEAVEGRDAFLERRDPDWGRFGYAF; encoded by the coding sequence GTGACCAGCACCGACCCCACCCCCGCAGCCCCCGCCGACGGCCCCCGCCCGCACGCGCTCCCCCGCCAGGTGTCGGAGACGTTCGACCCGGGCGCGTGGCGCGACGTCGCCGGGTTCGAGGGACTGACCGACGTCACCTACCACCGGGGCGTGGAGCGCGACGCGGACGGCGCCGTCGTGCGCGACCTGCCCGTCGTGCGCGTCGCGTTCGACCGGCCCGAGGTGCGCAACGCGTTCCGCCCCCACACCGTGGACGAGCTGTACCGCGTGCTCGACCACGCGCGCATGACGTCCGACGTCGGGACGGTGCTCCTCACGGGCAACGGCCCGTCCCCCAAGGACGGCGGGTGGGCGTTCTGCTCCGGGGGCGACCAGCGGATCCGCGGGCGCTCCGGCTACCAGTACACGACCGCGCCCGACGGTGGCGGCGAGGTGCACACGCGCGACGCCGTCGACCCGGGGCGTGCGGGGCGCCTGCACATCCTCGAGGTGCAGCGGCTGATCCGGACGATGCCCAAGGTCGTGGTCGCGGTCGTCAACGGGTGGGCCGCAGGAGGCGGGCACTCGCTGCACGTCGTCGCCGACCTGTCGATCGCGAGCCGCGAGCACGCGCGCTTCAAGCAGACCGACGCGAACGTCGGGTCGTTCGACGGGGGCTACGGCTCGGCGTACCTGGCGCGGCAGGTGGGGCAGAAGCGGGCGCGGGAGATCTTCTTCCTCGCGCGGGAGTACTCGGCGCAGGACGCGTACGAGTGGGGCGCGGTGAACGAGGTCGCGGACCACGCCGACCTGGAGGCGCTCGCGATCGAGTACGCGCGCGTGATCGCGACGAAGTCGCCGCAGGCGATCCGGATGCTCAAGTTCGCGTTCAACCTCGCGGACGACGGGCTCATGGGCCAGCAGGTCTTCGCGGGCGAGGCGACGCGGCTGGCCTACCTCACGGACGAGGCCGTGGAGGGCCGCGACGCGTTCCTCGAA
- a CDS encoding DMT family transporter has product MSLLARPSRHGSRSDVVGRAPGLPGPAGSGDLRCAAGMVIVGSSFVASAALADFPVLGGQAARYAVAALVLLAVLAARRVPWVLPSPRALLRLLALAATGLVGFSVLVVESAGRADPSLVGAVVGASPVVLAAAAALRARRVAVRTLAAAVVVTAGVVVVEGGGSGDPVGVALALGALACEVCFSLLAVPLLPTLGTLRVSAYACVLAVPQLALLGLVRQQVTGQAFLVVPDAAELAALAYLAVVVTAVAFLLWYSGLAAIGPARAGLFAGLLPVAALGASVALGFESPDARSVVGTLVVGAGLVLGLAATSRRPDAPAPARRAEEPAPAPSASLAPQRLP; this is encoded by the coding sequence ATGTCCCTCCTCGCACGTCCCTCTCGCCACGGCTCTCGGTCCGACGTCGTCGGTCGTGCGCCCGGCCTCCCCGGACCGGCGGGGTCCGGCGACCTGCGGTGCGCCGCCGGCATGGTGATCGTCGGCTCGTCGTTCGTCGCGTCCGCCGCCCTCGCGGACTTCCCGGTGCTCGGCGGCCAGGCCGCGCGCTACGCCGTCGCGGCGCTCGTCCTGCTCGCCGTGCTCGCCGCGCGCCGCGTGCCGTGGGTCCTGCCGTCGCCGCGCGCGCTGCTCCGCCTCCTCGCGCTCGCCGCGACCGGACTCGTGGGGTTCAGCGTCCTCGTCGTCGAGAGCGCGGGCCGCGCGGACCCGTCCCTCGTCGGGGCCGTCGTCGGCGCCTCGCCGGTCGTGCTCGCCGCGGCCGCCGCGCTGCGGGCGCGCCGCGTCGCGGTCCGGACCCTCGCCGCGGCGGTGGTGGTGACGGCCGGCGTCGTGGTCGTCGAGGGCGGCGGCTCCGGCGACCCCGTCGGCGTCGCGCTCGCGCTCGGCGCGCTCGCGTGCGAGGTGTGCTTCTCGCTGCTCGCCGTGCCGCTCCTGCCGACGCTCGGTACGCTGCGCGTCTCCGCGTACGCGTGCGTCCTGGCCGTCCCGCAGCTCGCGCTGCTCGGCCTCGTCCGGCAGCAGGTCACGGGGCAGGCGTTCCTCGTCGTGCCCGACGCAGCCGAGCTCGCCGCGCTCGCGTACCTCGCCGTCGTCGTCACGGCCGTGGCGTTCCTCCTCTGGTACTCCGGGCTGGCCGCGATCGGCCCCGCGCGGGCCGGGCTGTTCGCGGGCCTCCTGCCCGTCGCGGCGCTCGGGGCCTCGGTCGCCCTCGGGTTCGAGTCGCCCGACGCCCGCTCCGTCGTCGGGACCCTCGTCGTCGGGGCCGGGCTCGTCCTCGGCCTCGCGGCGACGTCGCGGCGTCCCGACGCGCCGGCGCCCGCACGCCGCGCCGAGGAGCCGGCCCCCGCACCGAGCGCGAGCCTCGCCCCGCAGCGGCTACCGTGA
- a CDS encoding PLP-dependent aminotransferase family protein, whose product MVTRIEPDALLLALGPPPGRDVGRWLQAGLRAAVVDGRLEAGAALPSSRDAAAVLGLSRGTVTTAVDVLVGEGLLVSRPRSGVVVAALPAPPSGRPGTAAGPAGAVPGAEPGPRRASGAARPASVGTPDPALFPRAAWARAVRDGMRGLADADLGYPDPQGLPALREALAVHLRRARGAHVAAEDVVVVSGVAQALSLLARLLVAGRVAGARPAGPVRVAVEDPSSRGALELLRDAGLRTVGVPVDTEGLRADLLPDDARAVLVTPAHQFPRGVVLGPARRRALVAWAAAGDRLVLEDDYDAELRYDREPVASVRALDPERVVLLGSVSKLLSPALRLGWVVAPPRVVGPLVEAKRHADLGTSVPEQAALAALLGSGAYQRHLRRARLVYQRRRRLLLDALAHALPGVEVGGVAAGLHLVVPLPGPAAERAAVAGLHAAGVPAEPLSGTGVDRHEAGVVVGTARVRDGDVERVARVLRAAVLTGPE is encoded by the coding sequence ATGGTGACCCGGATCGAGCCCGACGCGCTGCTGCTCGCCCTCGGCCCGCCCCCCGGGCGCGACGTCGGCCGGTGGCTGCAGGCCGGTCTGCGCGCGGCCGTGGTGGACGGGCGCCTCGAGGCGGGCGCGGCGCTCCCGTCGAGCCGCGACGCGGCGGCGGTGCTCGGCCTCTCGCGCGGCACCGTGACCACCGCCGTCGACGTGCTCGTCGGCGAAGGGCTGCTCGTGTCCCGGCCCCGGTCGGGGGTGGTCGTCGCGGCGCTGCCCGCGCCGCCGTCGGGCCGTCCGGGGACGGCGGCGGGCCCGGCCGGTGCGGTGCCCGGCGCGGAGCCCGGACCCCGGCGGGCGTCAGGGGCGGCGCGGCCGGCGAGCGTCGGGACGCCCGACCCTGCGCTCTTCCCCCGCGCCGCGTGGGCGCGCGCCGTGCGCGACGGGATGCGGGGACTGGCCGACGCCGACCTGGGCTACCCGGACCCGCAGGGGCTGCCGGCGCTGCGCGAGGCGCTCGCGGTCCACCTGCGCCGAGCGCGCGGCGCCCACGTCGCGGCGGAGGACGTGGTCGTGGTGAGCGGGGTCGCGCAGGCGCTCTCCCTCCTCGCCCGGCTGCTCGTCGCGGGGCGGGTCGCGGGCGCGCGACCGGCGGGGCCCGTGCGCGTGGCGGTCGAGGACCCGTCGTCGCGCGGGGCGCTCGAGCTGCTGCGCGACGCCGGCCTGCGCACCGTCGGCGTGCCGGTGGACACGGAGGGTCTGCGCGCGGACCTGCTGCCCGACGACGCGCGCGCCGTCCTCGTGACGCCCGCCCACCAGTTCCCGCGCGGGGTCGTGCTCGGCCCCGCGCGACGGCGCGCCCTCGTCGCCTGGGCCGCGGCGGGCGACCGCCTCGTGCTCGAGGACGACTACGACGCCGAGCTGCGCTACGACCGGGAGCCGGTCGCCTCGGTGCGGGCCCTGGACCCGGAGCGCGTCGTGCTGCTCGGCTCCGTGTCCAAGCTCCTCTCGCCCGCGCTGCGGCTCGGCTGGGTCGTGGCGCCGCCGCGCGTCGTCGGGCCCCTGGTGGAGGCGAAGCGGCACGCGGACCTCGGGACGTCCGTGCCCGAGCAGGCGGCGCTCGCGGCGCTGCTCGGCTCGGGCGCCTACCAGCGCCACCTGCGCCGGGCCCGGCTCGTGTACCAGCGGCGGCGGCGCCTGCTGCTCGACGCGCTCGCGCACGCCCTGCCCGGGGTCGAGGTGGGCGGGGTCGCCGCCGGGCTCCATCTCGTCGTCCCGCTCCCCGGCCCGGCCGCCGAGCGCGCCGCGGTCGCGGGCCTGCACGCGGCGGGCGTGCCCGCCGAGCCGCTGAGCGGGACGGGGGTGGACCGCCACGAGGCGGGGGTGGTGGTCGGGACCGCGCGCGTGCGCGACGGCGACGTCGAGCGCGTCGCGCGCGTGCTCCGGGCGGCGGTCTTGACGGGTCCCGAGTAA
- a CDS encoding multidrug efflux SMR transporter, producing the protein MAWIVLILSGMLEAGWALSLKASHGFTRLWPSVAFVVMLVLSMVGLSIALKSLPVGVAYGVWVGIGASLTAILAVVLFDEPVTILKVISLVLIVAGVVGLNLSGGGH; encoded by the coding sequence ATGGCATGGATCGTCCTCATCCTCTCCGGCATGCTCGAGGCCGGCTGGGCTCTCAGCCTCAAGGCGTCGCACGGCTTCACCCGGCTGTGGCCGAGCGTCGCGTTCGTCGTCATGCTCGTCCTGAGCATGGTCGGCCTGAGCATCGCCCTGAAGTCCCTGCCCGTCGGCGTGGCCTACGGTGTCTGGGTGGGGATCGGCGCCTCGCTGACCGCTATCCTCGCCGTCGTCCTGTTCGACGAGCCCGTCACGATCCTCAAGGTGATCTCCCTCGTGCTGATCGTCGCGGGGGTCGTGGGGCTCAACCTCTCCGGGGGAGGGCACTGA
- a CDS encoding TetR family transcriptional regulator, protein MPTETVDPRPAPRRQARGVARRDAIVRAAADLILQEGPAAVTHRAVASRADVPLAATTYYFTGLDDLIGAAGEVVVSGWADHARGAAERAARGGDRAREDAHVLVDAVLPPGGESELRGFYEHLVGAGRYPALARAYGEGRQGLDDAVAQLLAVRGLASVPPALLVAVVDGAAVSALSEGHDVRDLALQRVRELVARSRAS, encoded by the coding sequence ATGCCGACCGAGACCGTCGACCCGCGACCCGCACCGCGTCGTCAGGCGCGCGGGGTCGCGCGCCGCGACGCGATCGTCCGCGCCGCCGCGGACCTCATCCTCCAGGAGGGCCCCGCCGCGGTGACCCACCGCGCCGTCGCGTCCCGGGCCGACGTCCCGCTCGCCGCCACGACGTACTACTTCACCGGGCTCGACGACCTCATCGGCGCGGCCGGCGAGGTCGTCGTCTCCGGGTGGGCGGACCACGCGCGAGGAGCCGCCGAGCGGGCCGCGCGGGGCGGGGACCGGGCGCGCGAGGACGCGCACGTGCTCGTCGACGCGGTCCTGCCGCCCGGCGGGGAGAGCGAGCTGCGCGGCTTCTACGAGCACCTCGTGGGCGCGGGCCGCTACCCCGCGCTCGCGCGTGCCTACGGCGAGGGCCGGCAGGGGCTCGACGACGCCGTCGCCCAGCTCCTCGCGGTGCGCGGGCTCGCGAGCGTGCCGCCCGCGCTGCTCGTCGCCGTGGTGGACGGCGCCGCGGTGAGCGCGCTGAGCGAGGGGCACGACGTGCGCGACCTCGCCCTGCAGCGCGTCCGCGAGCTCGTGGCCCGGTCGCGCGCGAGCTGA
- a CDS encoding DUF1345 domain-containing protein yields MSRRPASTRPALRDRLVPESVRSLTSTGVALVLGPLAVVLAVRPLGLDDGTAPVAAGLLVWVVLSGLYCVLTCVAFAGRRGPALERALVAAHPDGRGRVGTWLLGGGSAAWSVQFALMALLVGFVLAQGVAWAAVPAITVLGVAVIVVSWVTVLVSYSVHYARRDVAAGDGGFAFPGQGPRAFADYVYLAAGVSTTFSTADVTVLDTGTRRMVTTHAVVAFAFNAVIVALVVAVLVNA; encoded by the coding sequence ATGAGCCGTCGACCCGCGTCCACCCGACCCGCCCTGCGCGACCGCCTGGTCCCGGAGAGCGTCCGCTCGCTCACGTCGACCGGCGTCGCGCTCGTGCTGGGACCCCTCGCGGTCGTCCTCGCGGTCCGTCCGCTCGGGCTCGACGACGGCACCGCGCCCGTCGCGGCCGGCCTCCTCGTGTGGGTGGTGCTGTCGGGGCTGTACTGCGTGCTCACGTGCGTGGCGTTCGCCGGGCGTCGCGGGCCCGCGCTCGAGCGGGCGCTCGTCGCGGCGCACCCCGACGGCCGGGGCCGGGTGGGCACGTGGCTCCTCGGCGGGGGCTCGGCGGCGTGGTCGGTCCAGTTCGCGCTCATGGCCCTGCTCGTCGGGTTCGTGCTCGCCCAAGGGGTCGCGTGGGCCGCCGTCCCCGCGATCACGGTGCTCGGCGTCGCGGTGATCGTCGTGTCGTGGGTGACGGTCCTCGTCTCCTACTCCGTGCACTACGCCCGGCGCGACGTCGCGGCGGGCGACGGCGGGTTCGCGTTCCCGGGGCAGGGGCCGCGGGCCTTCGCCGACTACGTGTACCTCGCGGCGGGCGTGAGCACCACGTTCTCCACCGCCGACGTCACCGTGCTCGACACGGGGACGCGCCGGATGGTCACGACGCACGCCGTCGTGGCGTTCGCGTTCAACGCGGTGATCGTCGCGCTCGTGGTCGCGGTGCTCGTGAACGCCTGA
- a CDS encoding o-succinylbenzoate synthase, whose amino-acid sequence MPDRLETVVYRTPLTTRFRGLDARDGVLLRGEAGWGEFSPFWDYDDAESSAWLRAAREAADQGWPAAVRDRVPVNVTVPAVGPDRARELVAASGGCRTAKVKVAQRGPDGTLEPVAAEVARLGAVRDALGPGGRVRVDANGAWDAEEALRRLPLLDRAAGGLEYVEQPCADVAGLAAVRRGQPGDRAVPVAADESVRRAEDPLAVVRADAADVVVLKVQPLGGVRACLDLADQVGIPVVVSSALESSVGIAAGVALAAALPELPYACGLATVNLFAADVVDHPLVPVDGALPVVRPEPAAAALAATAPDDETDRRWRERLDRVAGLLLAGGAR is encoded by the coding sequence GTGCCCGACCGCCTCGAGACCGTCGTCTACCGGACCCCTCTGACCACGCGGTTCCGCGGGCTCGACGCCCGCGACGGCGTGCTGCTGCGCGGGGAGGCGGGGTGGGGGGAGTTCTCGCCGTTCTGGGACTACGACGACGCCGAGTCGTCCGCCTGGCTGCGGGCCGCCCGCGAGGCGGCCGACCAGGGCTGGCCCGCCGCCGTCCGCGACCGCGTGCCCGTCAACGTCACGGTCCCCGCCGTCGGGCCGGACCGTGCGCGCGAGCTCGTCGCCGCGTCCGGCGGGTGCCGCACCGCGAAGGTCAAGGTCGCCCAGCGCGGACCCGACGGGACGCTCGAGCCCGTGGCCGCGGAGGTCGCGCGCCTCGGGGCCGTGCGCGACGCGCTCGGCCCGGGCGGGCGGGTCCGGGTCGACGCCAACGGTGCGTGGGACGCCGAGGAGGCCCTGCGGCGCCTGCCGCTCCTCGACCGGGCCGCCGGCGGGCTCGAGTACGTCGAGCAGCCGTGCGCGGACGTCGCCGGGCTGGCGGCCGTCCGGCGCGGGCAGCCGGGCGACAGGGCCGTGCCCGTGGCCGCGGACGAGTCGGTCCGCCGCGCCGAGGACCCGCTCGCCGTGGTCCGCGCCGACGCGGCGGACGTCGTCGTCCTCAAGGTCCAGCCCCTCGGCGGCGTGCGCGCGTGCCTCGACCTCGCCGACCAGGTCGGGATCCCCGTCGTCGTGTCGTCCGCGCTCGAGTCGTCCGTGGGCATCGCCGCGGGCGTCGCGCTCGCCGCCGCGCTCCCCGAGCTCCCGTACGCGTGCGGCCTCGCGACGGTCAACCTCTTCGCGGCCGACGTCGTGGACCACCCGCTCGTCCCCGTCGACGGCGCCCTGCCCGTCGTCCGCCCCGAGCCCGCCGCCGCGGCGCTCGCGGCCACCGCGCCCGACGACGAGACGGACCGCCGCTGGCGCGAGCGGCTCGACCGCGTCGCCGGCCTGCTGCTCGCGGGGGGTGCCCGGTGA
- the menD gene encoding 2-succinyl-5-enolpyruvyl-6-hydroxy-3-cyclohexene-1-carboxylic-acid synthase yields MTAPVGTPGPGAGAPPGGADLDALLDGLDAQPPAVRSAFVLVHRLLHEGVADVVLAPGSRSAPLAYALAAASDLGRLTLHVRVDERAAGFLALGLSRGTGPVARGGVPLPRPVAVVTTSGTAVANLHPAVLEAHHTGVPLVLLTADRPHELRGTGANQTTHQAGIFGPAVRFAADVPAPDGRPGEVRDLLAVATRALAEAVGARSGHPGPVHLDLAYREPLVPDAAPGSDAPATDPRGVRAAVVLPAAAPPEPVEPQPGGDAALPGVAPVAVPVPGGRTVVVAGDGAGRAARVLAEARGWPLLAEPSSGAAGGPNLVAAHALVLGVDELVDGVEHVVVLGRPTLSRPVQRLLGRPDVEVSVVAPGAGPWPDAARNASTVLTAVPDRWLDPRPGAPDPSGPVPGPASDHATDTGWLARWRAASAAAVEVVAAATDGSLTDGPSVARAVVGACGPDDLLVVGSSNPVRDFALVLGLDADAPRVLANRGLAGIDGTVSTALGAAVATARPHRRTRALLGDLTFLHDAGGLLRGPHEPHVDLQLVVVNDDGGSIFAGLEPGALGETSAVAGRTFERVFATPHGANLAQLCAGYGVDHQLVQDVPSLRHALAAPSHGVQVLEVHVSRTDRREAGLRLGERVRDAVRAALAADR; encoded by the coding sequence GTGACCGCGCCCGTGGGCACGCCCGGCCCGGGCGCCGGCGCCCCGCCCGGCGGCGCGGACCTCGACGCTCTGCTCGACGGCCTGGACGCCCAGCCGCCGGCGGTGCGCAGCGCGTTCGTGCTCGTGCACCGGCTGCTGCACGAGGGCGTCGCCGACGTCGTCCTCGCGCCCGGGTCGCGCAGCGCGCCGCTCGCCTACGCCCTCGCGGCGGCGTCCGACCTCGGGCGCCTCACGCTGCACGTGCGCGTCGACGAGCGCGCGGCCGGCTTCCTCGCGCTCGGCCTGTCGCGCGGCACCGGGCCGGTCGCGCGCGGCGGCGTCCCGCTGCCCCGGCCCGTCGCGGTCGTCACCACGTCCGGGACGGCCGTCGCGAACCTCCACCCCGCGGTGCTCGAGGCGCACCACACCGGCGTCCCGCTCGTGCTCCTCACCGCCGACCGGCCGCACGAGCTGCGCGGCACGGGCGCCAACCAGACGACGCACCAGGCCGGGATCTTCGGACCGGCCGTGCGGTTCGCCGCGGACGTCCCCGCGCCCGACGGGCGCCCGGGCGAGGTGCGCGACCTCCTCGCCGTCGCGACGCGTGCGCTCGCCGAGGCGGTCGGCGCCCGCTCGGGGCACCCCGGCCCGGTGCACCTCGACCTCGCCTACCGCGAGCCCCTCGTCCCCGACGCGGCGCCCGGCTCCGACGCGCCCGCCACGGACCCGCGCGGCGTCCGCGCGGCCGTCGTGCTGCCGGCCGCGGCGCCGCCCGAGCCGGTGGAGCCGCAGCCGGGCGGTGACGCCGCTCTCCCCGGCGTCGCTCCCGTCGCCGTGCCGGTCCCCGGCGGGCGGACCGTCGTCGTCGCGGGCGACGGCGCGGGCCGGGCCGCGCGCGTCCTCGCCGAGGCGCGCGGCTGGCCGCTGCTCGCGGAGCCGTCGTCGGGGGCGGCGGGCGGCCCGAACCTGGTCGCCGCGCACGCGCTCGTGCTCGGGGTCGACGAGCTCGTGGACGGCGTGGAGCACGTCGTCGTGCTCGGCCGGCCGACGCTCTCGCGGCCCGTGCAGCGCCTGCTCGGGCGGCCCGACGTCGAGGTGAGCGTCGTCGCACCGGGCGCCGGCCCGTGGCCCGACGCCGCGCGCAACGCGTCGACGGTCCTGACGGCGGTGCCCGACCGGTGGCTCGACCCGCGCCCGGGCGCCCCGGACCCGTCCGGGCCCGTGCCCGGACCGGCGTCGGACCACGCGACCGACACGGGCTGGCTCGCGCGCTGGCGCGCGGCGTCGGCGGCGGCCGTCGAGGTCGTCGCCGCGGCGACCGACGGGTCGCTGACCGACGGCCCGAGCGTGGCGCGCGCCGTGGTCGGCGCGTGCGGGCCGGACGACCTGCTCGTGGTCGGGTCGTCCAACCCGGTGCGGGACTTCGCCCTCGTGCTCGGCCTCGACGCGGACGCCCCGCGCGTCCTGGCGAACCGCGGCCTCGCCGGGATCGACGGCACCGTGTCGACCGCGCTCGGCGCGGCGGTCGCCACCGCCCGGCCGCACCGCCGCACGCGCGCGCTGCTCGGCGACCTCACGTTCCTCCACGACGCGGGCGGGCTGCTGCGCGGTCCGCACGAGCCGCACGTCGACCTGCAGCTCGTCGTGGTGAACGACGACGGCGGCTCGATCTTCGCGGGCCTCGAGCCGGGCGCCCTGGGGGAGACGTCCGCGGTGGCGGGGCGCACGTTCGAGCGGGTGTTCGCGACGCCGCACGGCGCGAACCTCGCCCAGCTCTGCGCGGGGTACGGCGTGGACCACCAGCTCGTGCAGGACGTCCCCTCGCTGCGGCACGCGCTCGCGGCCCCGAGCCACGGCGTCCAGGTGCTGGAGGTGCACGTGTCGCGGACGGACCGGCGAGAGGCCGGCCTGCGCCTGGGCGAGCGGGTGCGCGACGCCGTCCGCGCGGCGCTCGCGGCGGACCGCTGA
- a CDS encoding trypsin-like peptidase domain-containing protein: MTNTPGTEPTPTTPAPDAPASTPAATPAATTPAAAERAASVAAETPTAAPTQPLAPVATTQPLPPTAAHPTAHPTQPLEAPQHVQHLTTPQPAPTAHTAGTAMPNPYARPTQPGPHAPSGSFGPPPAPPVPTAQGAADAPRRRRTWVPVVSAAAAAAVLASVGTAGLTGAFGADQDSASLADVGQRQESTAAPVSDSSSQNPNWESVTKAVAPSVVAIQVQTSQGGAEGSGVIIDDKGHVLTNNHVVSGAENDTVQVTLSDGRLFEAKIVGLDPATDLAVVQLVDAPDDLQPATLGDSDDVSVGESVLAVGNPLGLANTATTGIVSAVDRPVSASGEDGGTSVVTNAIQIDAAINPGNSGGPLFDAQGRVIGITSSIATLSGGGTQSGSIGLGFAIPVNLAKSISEQLIENGTAEHAFLGVTLADATATADGVTRRGAEVQEVTDGSPAADAGIRSGDVIVAIDDHAVGGAESLTAFVRERAAGAKSTLTVVRDGKTLDLDVTLATRPADDETTGQGSQGGQGQLPGQDGQGQLPGQGDQGGEQGGDQGQQTDPTDPGNVPNPFDWFFGGQG, from the coding sequence ATGACGAACACCCCGGGCACGGAGCCCACCCCCACCACGCCGGCCCCCGACGCGCCCGCGTCGACGCCGGCCGCCACGCCCGCCGCCACGACGCCCGCCGCCGCCGAGCGTGCCGCGTCGGTCGCTGCCGAGACGCCCACCGCGGCGCCGACGCAGCCGCTCGCCCCGGTCGCCACGACGCAGCCGCTCCCGCCGACCGCGGCGCACCCGACCGCGCACCCGACGCAGCCGCTCGAGGCGCCGCAGCACGTGCAGCACCTCACCACGCCGCAGCCGGCCCCGACGGCGCACACCGCAGGGACGGCGATGCCCAACCCGTACGCGCGTCCCACGCAGCCCGGGCCGCACGCGCCGTCCGGCAGCTTCGGGCCGCCGCCCGCGCCGCCGGTCCCGACCGCGCAGGGCGCGGCGGACGCCCCGAGGCGCCGGCGCACCTGGGTGCCGGTCGTGAGCGCCGCCGCCGCGGCCGCGGTCCTCGCGAGCGTCGGCACCGCCGGCCTCACGGGCGCGTTCGGCGCCGACCAGGACTCCGCGTCGCTCGCCGACGTCGGCCAGCGCCAGGAGAGCACGGCCGCGCCCGTCTCCGACTCGTCCTCGCAGAACCCGAACTGGGAGTCCGTGACGAAGGCCGTCGCGCCGTCGGTCGTCGCGATCCAGGTGCAGACCTCGCAGGGCGGCGCCGAGGGGTCGGGCGTCATCATCGACGACAAGGGCCACGTGCTCACGAACAACCACGTCGTGTCCGGGGCGGAGAACGACACCGTCCAGGTGACGCTCAGCGACGGCCGGCTCTTCGAGGCGAAGATCGTCGGGCTCGACCCGGCGACGGACCTCGCCGTCGTGCAGCTCGTCGACGCGCCCGACGACCTGCAGCCCGCGACGCTCGGCGACTCCGACGACGTGAGCGTCGGCGAGTCGGTCCTCGCGGTGGGCAACCCGCTCGGCCTCGCGAACACCGCGACGACGGGCATCGTGTCGGCCGTCGACCGGCCGGTCTCCGCGTCGGGCGAGGACGGCGGCACGTCCGTCGTGACGAACGCCATCCAGATCGACGCCGCGATCAACCCCGGCAACTCCGGCGGCCCGCTGTTCGACGCGCAGGGTCGCGTCATCGGCATCACGTCGTCGATCGCCACGCTGTCGGGCGGCGGGACCCAGTCCGGCTCGATCGGCCTCGGGTTCGCCATCCCGGTGAACCTCGCGAAGTCGATCAGCGAGCAGCTCATCGAGAACGGCACCGCCGAGCACGCGTTCCTCGGCGTGACGCTCGCGGACGCGACCGCGACCGCGGACGGCGTCACGCGTCGCGGCGCCGAGGTCCAGGAGGTCACCGACGGGTCGCCCGCGGCCGACGCCGGCATCCGGTCCGGCGACGTGATCGTCGCGATCGACGACCACGCCGTCGGCGGCGCCGAGTCGCTCACCGCGTTCGTGCGCGAGCGCGCCGCGGGCGCGAAGTCCACGCTGACGGTGGTGCGCGACGGCAAGACGCTCGATCTCGACGTCACGCTCGCGACGCGTCCCGCGGACGACGAGACCACCGGCCAGGGGTCGCAGGGCGGCCAGGGGCAGCTTCCCGGCCAGGACGGTCAGGGGCAGCTCCCCGGCCAGGGCGACCAGGGTGGCGAGCAGGGCGGCGACCAGGGTCAGCAGACCGACCCGACGGACCCGGGCAACGTGCCCAACCCGTTCGACTGGTTCTTCGGCGGCCAGGGCTGA